One region of Bradyrhizobium betae genomic DNA includes:
- a CDS encoding DMT family transporter produces the protein MDNRQDTNIAVELALLVALATLWGGSYTFIKLGVATIPPITLIAARTVIAGLLLLVVMWARGIRMPTDAATWQRFAFQAVLNSVIPWTLIAWGERHVDAALATILNSAGPIFTFLLTAIVTRHEATTPRKLFGVVAGMAGILLIVGVDAFHGVGSGLVAEAAIVAATICYACAAIFGRSFKGLDPMAPAAGSLLAGAAALIPASLIVEQPWTLSPSLASVLALLALAVFSTAAAFAIYFRLIQTLGSVGTTAQAYLRVPIGVAISVTFLGETLSQTAWIGLACVVLGVAAMTIPARKAGSVKTS, from the coding sequence ATGGACAACCGGCAGGATACCAACATCGCCGTCGAGCTGGCGCTGCTGGTCGCGCTCGCAACACTCTGGGGCGGCTCCTACACCTTCATCAAGCTCGGCGTCGCCACCATTCCGCCGATCACGCTGATCGCGGCGCGTACCGTCATCGCGGGCCTCTTGCTACTCGTCGTCATGTGGGCGCGCGGCATCAGGATGCCGACGGATGCGGCGACCTGGCAGCGCTTCGCGTTCCAGGCCGTGCTCAACAGCGTCATCCCCTGGACGCTGATCGCTTGGGGCGAGCGCCACGTCGATGCCGCGCTCGCGACCATCCTCAATTCCGCCGGACCGATCTTCACTTTCCTGCTCACGGCGATCGTCACCCGCCACGAGGCAACGACGCCGCGAAAACTGTTCGGCGTGGTCGCCGGCATGGCCGGTATCCTGCTGATCGTCGGCGTCGACGCTTTCCATGGCGTCGGCAGCGGCCTGGTCGCTGAGGCCGCCATCGTTGCGGCGACCATCTGCTACGCCTGCGCCGCGATTTTCGGCCGCAGCTTTAAAGGTCTCGATCCCATGGCGCCTGCGGCCGGCTCGCTGCTGGCAGGGGCGGCAGCCCTGATCCCGGCCTCGCTGATCGTCGAGCAGCCCTGGACGCTGTCGCCTTCGCTCGCTTCCGTGCTGGCACTGCTGGCGCTCGCAGTGTTCTCGACCGCGGCGGCGTTTGCGATCTATTTCCGCCTGATCCAGACCCTGGGTTCAGTCGGCACCACCGCGCAGGCCTATCTGCGCGTGCCCATCGGGGTCGCCATCAGCGTGACCTTCCTTGGGGAAACTCTGAGCCAGACCGCCTGGATCGGGCTTGCCTGCGTCGTCCTTGGGGTCGCCGCCATGACGATCCCGGCGCGCAAGGCCGGCAGCGTCAAAACGTCATAA
- a CDS encoding PAS domain S-box protein has protein sequence MSAELTPTPEKKRTFSLSIGQLTFGSFLLVLAVIIVTSTASVIAIRHIDTTFAELQRLQSVGDLAEDIDRRMNELRLAARDFVTDPGAGIQFKQVGEAASTLSDILKKTRIELAPEQQDMIDGVTERLATYRNGLERISTLIDRRAQLLAGLPPLRDRFDTAVGGTADRELASRLSEAQSRIALGLLARNPSAAEQAAQSMRTMDIADPRLKVAVSDYAEAIIAVAVRERQIADIDREVLGTEGRLIGRVTELLREVSARRGHVLSRDFARTLTEARWQSIVFGTIGVLIGILAAGFVVRRTVRPLAKIARSIRALAAGEKNTSIPSADLDNEIGDIARAAEVFRRALEEADTAREAAVRALTEQRLAEESYRKLFEGSVDGIYVTTPAGDLLNANPALARMMGYDSPQQLIDSINDIAHTIYVHPEARVEYQRLMNRDGIVREFEYQVRQRSGNVLWLSDSATGVRDEAGNIVRYEGTLRDITDQKRAEDAIAEGRRLLQQVIDTVPAVINVKDRDLRYVLMNRYMAGIFGIEPGDALGRTTADLMSRYGAAKTDENDKRVLNLRRGLGFYEEEYKDSSGNMRQWLVNKLPLLDAEGEIERIVTVALDIGERKRGEQEMRKAKESAETALRNLRETQASLIEAEKLAALGRLVAGVAHEVNNPVGISLTVASALERKTAMFTAEVERGELRRSTLNDFLNTSRDASSQLVSNLNRAAELIQSFKQVAADRNYSDQRSFDLGDLTEQVVMSLRPGLRKHNLTLNVECQPSLTMNSYPGPYGQVLTNLFLNSVAHAFPDGRPGIIDIQVRESGKDNVEIIFADNGCGMSLDVRRRAFDPFFTTRRDQGGTGLGLHIVYSIVTNRLGGRLDLDSEQGEGTRIQIILPRVAPLEQAAE, from the coding sequence ATGTCCGCCGAATTGACGCCGACCCCTGAGAAAAAGCGAACCTTCTCGCTCTCCATCGGCCAGCTCACGTTCGGCAGCTTCCTGTTAGTGCTGGCGGTGATCATCGTCACCTCGACCGCGAGCGTGATCGCGATCCGGCACATCGACACGACCTTCGCCGAGCTGCAGCGGCTCCAGAGCGTCGGCGACCTCGCCGAGGACATCGACCGCCGCATGAACGAGTTGCGCCTTGCCGCGCGCGACTTCGTCACCGATCCCGGCGCCGGCATCCAGTTCAAGCAGGTGGGCGAGGCGGCCTCGACTCTGAGCGATATCCTGAAGAAGACCCGCATCGAGCTCGCTCCCGAGCAGCAGGACATGATCGACGGCGTCACCGAGCGCCTTGCGACCTACCGCAACGGCCTCGAGCGGATCTCGACCCTGATCGACCGCCGTGCCCAGCTGCTCGCCGGCCTGCCGCCGCTGCGCGACCGGTTCGATACGGCCGTCGGAGGCACGGCGGACCGTGAGCTGGCCTCGCGCCTGTCAGAGGCGCAGAGCCGCATCGCGCTCGGTCTGCTGGCGCGCAACCCGTCCGCGGCCGAGCAGGCTGCACAGAGCATGCGGACGATGGATATCGCCGATCCCAGGCTGAAGGTAGCCGTGAGCGACTACGCCGAAGCCATCATCGCGGTGGCGGTCCGGGAGCGGCAGATTGCCGACATCGACCGCGAGGTGCTGGGCACCGAGGGCCGGCTGATCGGCCGCGTCACCGAATTGCTGCGCGAGGTCAGCGCAAGGCGCGGCCACGTGCTGTCGCGCGATTTTGCCCGCACGCTGACGGAAGCGCGGTGGCAGAGCATCGTGTTCGGCACCATCGGCGTGCTGATCGGCATTCTCGCGGCCGGCTTCGTGGTGCGGCGGACCGTGCGGCCGCTGGCGAAGATCGCCAGATCAATCCGCGCGCTGGCTGCCGGCGAGAAGAACACCTCGATCCCGTCGGCCGACCTCGACAACGAGATCGGCGACATCGCGCGCGCGGCCGAAGTGTTCCGCCGGGCGCTGGAGGAGGCCGACACGGCGCGCGAGGCGGCGGTGCGCGCGCTCACCGAGCAGCGTCTGGCCGAGGAGAGCTACAGAAAACTGTTCGAGGGCTCGGTCGACGGAATCTACGTCACGACGCCGGCCGGCGACCTTCTCAACGCCAATCCGGCGCTGGCGCGGATGATGGGTTATGACAGCCCGCAGCAGCTGATCGACAGCATCAACGACATCGCCCACACGATCTACGTCCATCCTGAAGCACGCGTCGAATACCAGCGGCTGATGAATCGCGACGGCATCGTGCGCGAATTCGAGTACCAGGTGCGCCAGCGCAGTGGCAACGTCCTGTGGCTTTCCGACAGCGCCACGGGCGTGCGTGACGAGGCGGGCAACATCGTCCGCTATGAGGGCACGCTGCGCGACATCACCGACCAGAAGCGGGCGGAGGACGCCATCGCCGAAGGCCGGCGCCTGCTCCAGCAGGTCATCGATACCGTGCCCGCGGTCATCAACGTCAAGGACCGCGACCTGCGCTACGTACTGATGAACCGCTACATGGCCGGCATCTTCGGCATCGAGCCCGGCGACGCGCTCGGCCGCACCACCGCCGACCTGATGTCGCGCTACGGCGCGGCCAAGACCGACGAGAACGACAAGCGCGTGCTCAATCTCCGCAGGGGACTCGGCTTCTACGAGGAGGAGTACAAGGATTCCTCCGGCAACATGCGGCAATGGCTTGTCAACAAGTTGCCGCTGCTCGACGCCGAGGGTGAGATCGAGCGGATCGTCACCGTTGCGCTCGACATCGGCGAGCGCAAGCGCGGCGAGCAGGAGATGCGCAAAGCCAAGGAATCCGCCGAGACCGCGCTGCGCAATCTGCGCGAGACCCAGGCCTCGCTGATCGAGGCGGAGAAGCTCGCCGCGCTCGGACGGCTCGTTGCCGGCGTTGCGCATGAGGTCAACAACCCCGTCGGCATCAGCCTCACGGTGGCCTCCGCGCTGGAGCGCAAGACTGCGATGTTCACCGCCGAGGTCGAGCGCGGCGAACTCCGCCGCTCCACGCTCAACGACTTCCTCAACACCAGCCGCGACGCGTCCTCGCAGCTCGTCTCCAATCTCAACCGCGCCGCCGAGCTGATCCAGTCGTTCAAACAGGTCGCGGCCGACCGCAACTATTCGGACCAGCGCAGCTTCGACCTCGGCGACCTCACCGAGCAGGTGGTGATGAGCCTGCGGCCGGGCCTGCGCAAACACAATCTGACGCTCAACGTCGAGTGCCAGCCCAGCCTGACCATGAACAGCTATCCCGGCCCCTATGGCCAGGTGCTGACCAATCTGTTTCTCAACTCGGTGGCGCACGCCTTTCCGGACGGACGTCCGGGGATCATCGACATCCAGGTGCGCGAGTCCGGCAAGGACAACGTCGAGATCATCTTCGCCGACAATGGCTGCGGCATGTCGCTCGACGTCCGCCGCCGTGCCTTCGATCCGTTCTTCACGACGCGGCGCGACCAGGGCGGTACCGGTCTCGGTCTGCACATCGTCTACAGCATCGTCACCAACAGGCTTGGCGGCCGGCTCGATCTGGATTCCGAGCAGGGCGAGGGGACGCGCATCCAGATCATCCTGCCGCGAGTAGCTCCGCTGGAGCAGGCTGCCGAATAG
- a CDS encoding GrlR family regulatory protein, which translates to MKNGLYSIHVNLLDGRVGKGSGVILFRDGKILGGDAYLYYTGSYVVKDNTFKGEVLVQRHTSPRGDDNPLFGGPAAVGIGVSGTFTDTRGDMTGTALVGKASQIFGATLHKLADAD; encoded by the coding sequence ATGAAGAACGGCCTCTATTCGATTCACGTGAACCTGCTCGATGGTCGGGTCGGCAAGGGCAGCGGCGTGATTCTTTTCCGCGACGGCAAGATCCTTGGCGGCGATGCCTACCTCTATTACACCGGCAGCTACGTGGTGAAGGACAACACCTTCAAGGGTGAGGTGCTGGTGCAGCGGCACACCTCCCCGAGAGGCGACGACAATCCCCTGTTCGGCGGCCCTGCGGCGGTCGGCATCGGCGTCAGCGGCACCTTCACCGATACGCGCGGGGACATGACAGGCACGGCGCTGGTCGGCAAGGCCAGCCAGATCTTCGGCGCCACGCTCCACAAACTTGCAGACGCAGATTAG
- a CDS encoding VOC family protein, translated as MPVVVTWDHVHLRSPDPEATANWLRDILGGEVVRAPGRIDVNLGGAKIFIAPLEGDNAVNPPPPHPHQGLDHFGLAVKDIDAVAAELKAKGVTFTREPTTLRPGVRICFIRGPEGISIELLERDKKYT; from the coding sequence ATGCCTGTCGTCGTCACCTGGGATCACGTCCATCTGCGCAGCCCCGATCCGGAGGCCACCGCGAATTGGCTGCGGGACATTCTCGGCGGCGAAGTCGTCCGCGCACCGGGACGGATCGACGTGAACCTCGGCGGCGCAAAAATCTTCATCGCGCCGCTCGAGGGCGACAACGCCGTCAACCCGCCGCCCCCACACCCGCATCAGGGGCTCGACCATTTCGGCCTCGCGGTGAAGGACATCGACGCCGTCGCGGCCGAGCTCAAGGCCAAGGGCGTCACCTTCACACGCGAGCCGACCACGCTCCGGCCGGGCGTGCGCATCTGTTTCATCCGCGGCCCCGAAGGCATCTCGATCGAGCTGCTCGAGCGCGACAAGAAATACACCTGA
- a CDS encoding AraC family transcriptional regulator: protein MFFDALAPSSALQLVRFADIDAFRPVESLEDARSIPLDVTNFAAARAVVNLPACRIIVAKSFARILDTAYRAPGGMVILPMTDDLRATSSGLNLDARFFAALRGNHDCHFVEPQINYHALIIFSPFLRDRGWFDCADKLWVRVADRAAQLHARQLVLDILRTASVEPHMFETTEAAGHLQEGLLLALDDLFRIDPLSDGGAPIPGARSAKLVQQIDDYVAAYPTAPIYTADLAGACGVSVRTLSGAVTKVRGMSLHQYIRLKRLWATRTQLLRSSGASVATCARAQGFHHLGEFAAAYRATFHEAPSATLARGRQTGIPAN from the coding sequence ATGTTCTTCGACGCGCTTGCCCCCTCTTCCGCCCTTCAGTTGGTCCGCTTTGCGGATATCGACGCGTTTCGACCGGTCGAATCGCTGGAGGACGCCCGCAGCATTCCGCTCGACGTCACCAACTTCGCGGCGGCGCGCGCGGTCGTGAACCTGCCGGCGTGCCGGATCATCGTCGCAAAGTCGTTTGCGCGCATCCTCGATACAGCCTATCGCGCACCGGGCGGCATGGTGATCCTGCCGATGACAGACGATCTGCGCGCGACGTCGAGCGGGCTGAATCTCGATGCACGCTTCTTCGCGGCCCTGCGCGGCAATCATGACTGCCATTTCGTCGAGCCCCAGATCAATTATCACGCGCTGATCATCTTCTCGCCCTTTCTCAGGGATCGCGGCTGGTTCGATTGTGCCGACAAATTGTGGGTCCGCGTCGCGGACCGCGCCGCTCAACTCCACGCCCGACAGCTCGTGCTCGACATCCTGCGCACCGCCTCGGTCGAGCCGCACATGTTCGAGACGACGGAGGCCGCCGGACATCTGCAGGAGGGCCTGCTGCTCGCCCTCGATGATCTGTTTCGCATTGACCCGCTGTCCGACGGCGGTGCTCCGATTCCGGGCGCCCGGTCCGCGAAGCTCGTGCAGCAGATCGACGATTATGTCGCGGCGTATCCGACCGCGCCGATCTATACGGCAGATCTCGCCGGGGCATGCGGAGTCTCGGTGCGGACTCTCAGCGGCGCGGTGACCAAGGTGCGCGGCATGAGCCTGCACCAGTACATCCGCCTGAAGCGGCTGTGGGCGACCCGCACCCAGCTTCTCAGGAGCAGTGGTGCGTCGGTCGCCACATGCGCACGCGCCCAGGGCTTTCACCACCTTGGCGAGTTTGCCGCCGCCTACCGCGCGACCTTCCACGAAGCTCCTTCCGCCACGCTGGCGCGGGGCCGGCAAACCGGAATCCCGGCAAACTGA
- a CDS encoding host attachment protein produces the protein MDKMRLDKGDWLVVCDGRKALILENLGDEMFPNLHTKEVHEQPNPSTSAQGTDAPGRLHAAAGGARSSVEQTDWHDEAERAFLRSLAGRLDAAVSAGETTALTMVASPRALGMIRADYSDAVRKALQGEVGKDLVKLPVYEIEKQLLLTGAAR, from the coding sequence ATGGACAAGATGAGATTAGACAAAGGTGACTGGCTGGTCGTGTGCGATGGGCGCAAGGCGCTCATTCTGGAAAACCTCGGCGACGAGATGTTTCCGAACCTCCACACCAAAGAGGTGCACGAGCAGCCCAATCCGTCGACCAGCGCGCAAGGGACCGATGCGCCGGGCCGACTGCATGCCGCCGCCGGCGGCGCGCGCAGTTCGGTCGAGCAGACCGATTGGCATGATGAGGCGGAGCGCGCCTTCCTGCGCAGCCTGGCCGGCCGGCTCGATGCTGCCGTCAGCGCGGGCGAGACCACGGCCCTGACCATGGTGGCCTCACCGCGCGCGCTCGGCATGATCCGCGCCGATTATTCGGATGCGGTGCGCAAGGCGCTTCAGGGCGAAGTCGGCAAGGACCTCGTCAAGCTGCCGGTTTACGAAATCGAGAAGCAGTTGCTGCTGACGGGCGCCGCCAGATAG
- a CDS encoding DMT family transporter: MNHNQEALTARAAPILFVVLWSTGFIGTKYVINNADPLTYLAIRMAVVVGLMAIIAAIARPKWPDRIGIAHSAVAGILVHGFYLGGTAIAIAHSIPAGLSALIPGLQPILTSTIANRWLGEKVTPVQWAGLVLGLGGVMLILHGRPMTGEAGLGWLASVVSLISITLGTLYQRRYCNPIDWRAGNLVQYVSVTIFFTIGAFLFEDRVVHWTREFVLALGWLAVALSIGSIGLLYWLIRHAAATSVASLFYLVPAVTALMAYLLFGERLDALAIAGMGMCAAAVFVVNRRF, translated from the coding sequence ATGAACCATAATCAAGAAGCCCTGACCGCCCGCGCCGCGCCGATCCTGTTCGTCGTGCTCTGGAGCACCGGATTCATCGGAACCAAATACGTCATCAACAACGCCGATCCCTTGACCTATCTCGCCATCCGCATGGCGGTGGTGGTTGGCCTGATGGCGATCATCGCGGCGATCGCGCGGCCGAAATGGCCTGATCGTATCGGCATCGCGCACAGCGCCGTGGCCGGCATCCTCGTCCACGGCTTCTATCTCGGCGGCACTGCGATCGCGATCGCGCATTCGATTCCGGCCGGGCTGTCGGCGCTGATCCCCGGCCTGCAGCCGATTCTGACCTCGACCATCGCTAACCGCTGGCTCGGCGAGAAGGTGACGCCGGTGCAATGGGCGGGCCTCGTGCTCGGCCTCGGCGGCGTCATGCTGATTCTGCACGGCCGCCCCATGACCGGCGAAGCCGGGCTCGGCTGGCTCGCCTCGGTGGTCTCGCTGATCTCCATCACGCTCGGCACGCTCTATCAGCGCCGCTACTGCAACCCCATCGACTGGCGTGCCGGCAATCTGGTGCAGTACGTTTCCGTCACGATCTTCTTCACGATCGGTGCCTTCCTGTTCGAGGACCGCGTCGTGCACTGGACGCGGGAGTTCGTGCTTGCGCTCGGCTGGCTCGCCGTGGCGCTTTCGATCGGATCGATCGGGCTGTTGTACTGGCTAATCCGTCACGCCGCGGCGACCTCGGTCGCGAGCCTGTTCTATCTGGTGCCGGCGGTCACGGCGCTGATGGCGTATCTGCTGTTCGGGGAGAGGCTCGACGCGCTGGCGATTGCCGGCATGGGGATGTGCGCGGCGGCGGTGTTCGTGGTCAACCGGCGCTTCTAG
- a CDS encoding histone, whose translation MDDDKPITEQALDTITTAVEATKEAAVTAVKKVKKAARKVAKKVGPKKAKKASRKKAKKASKKAAKKSSKKAAKKSVKKAAKKTSRKAATKKKKAKKAKR comes from the coding sequence ATGGACGACGACAAGCCGATCACCGAACAGGCGCTGGACACCATCACCACAGCTGTGGAAGCGACCAAGGAAGCCGCTGTCACCGCCGTCAAGAAGGTGAAGAAAGCCGCCAGGAAGGTCGCGAAGAAAGTAGGGCCGAAGAAGGCCAAGAAGGCTTCCAGGAAGAAGGCCAAGAAAGCTTCGAAGAAAGCCGCCAAGAAGTCGTCGAAGAAGGCAGCCAAGAAATCCGTGAAGAAGGCGGCCAAGAAGACTTCCAGGAAAGCCGCCACGAAGAAGAAAAAGGCCAAGAAGGCCAAGCGCTGA
- a CDS encoding cryptochrome/photolyase family protein — protein MPSPQPVIVWFRDDLRLSDHPALHAAAKTGAPVICLYVLDDAAGRAPGGATRWWLAQSLRALGADIARRGGSLILRKGPAARVIPEVARESGAAAVYWNGIAQAPHQSVEKALEAALAKLGADSHILPGDLLVAPSAIRNKEGRGLRVFTPFWRRVLSLGDPPKPLPAPKELRAGPKVTGDALESWKLEPSKPDWAGGLRESWTPGEASARTRLRDFLKHTAHSYAGDRDRPDREGTSGLSPHLRFGELSPRQIWHAARFAAAENPAIGSGVEKFLSELGWREFCRHLLHDHPDLTTENLQANFDGFPWKPDKTALAAWQRGRTGYPIVDAGLRELWHTGVMHNRVRMVVASFLVKHLLIDWRDGESWFWDTLVDADAGSNPANWQWVAGCGADAAPYFRVFNPILQGEKFDPDGTYVRRWVPELKDMPAKLIHQPWQATPIELASAGVTLGKTYPQPIIDHAKGRERALAAYANIRKG, from the coding sequence ATGCCAAGCCCACAGCCGGTCATCGTCTGGTTCCGCGATGACCTCCGCCTGTCCGACCATCCAGCCCTTCATGCTGCCGCGAAGACCGGTGCGCCGGTCATCTGCCTCTATGTGCTCGATGACGCGGCCGGGCGTGCGCCGGGCGGCGCGACGCGCTGGTGGCTGGCGCAATCGCTGCGGGCGCTCGGCGCCGACATCGCGAGGCGTGGCGGATCGCTGATCCTGCGCAAGGGGCCGGCAGCCAGGGTGATCCCCGAGGTGGCGCGCGAGAGCGGAGCCGCTGCGGTCTACTGGAACGGGATCGCGCAGGCGCCGCATCAGTCGGTCGAGAAAGCGCTCGAAGCGGCGCTGGCAAAGCTCGGCGCCGACTCGCATATCCTCCCCGGCGACCTCCTGGTCGCGCCCTCGGCGATCCGCAACAAGGAAGGCCGGGGCCTGCGCGTATTCACGCCGTTCTGGCGGCGGGTGCTGTCGCTCGGCGATCCGCCAAAGCCGCTGCCCGCACCCAAGGAGCTGCGTGCAGGTCCGAAGGTCACCGGCGATGCGCTGGAGAGCTGGAAGCTCGAGCCGAGCAAGCCGGATTGGGCCGGCGGCCTGCGCGAGAGCTGGACGCCCGGCGAGGCGTCCGCGCGGACGCGCCTGCGCGACTTCCTCAAGCACACCGCGCACAGCTACGCTGGCGATCGCGACCGCCCCGACCGGGAGGGCACCTCAGGCCTCTCCCCGCATTTGAGGTTCGGCGAGCTCAGCCCGCGCCAGATCTGGCACGCCGCGCGGTTCGCAGCAGCCGAGAACCCCGCGATCGGCTCCGGCGTCGAAAAGTTCCTGAGCGAGCTCGGCTGGCGCGAGTTCTGCCGTCACCTTCTCCACGATCACCCCGACCTCACCACCGAGAACCTGCAAGCGAATTTCGACGGCTTCCCCTGGAAGCCCGACAAGACAGCACTCGCCGCCTGGCAACGCGGGCGCACCGGCTACCCCATCGTCGATGCGGGGCTGCGCGAGCTCTGGCACACCGGCGTGATGCACAACCGGGTCCGGATGGTGGTGGCGTCCTTCCTGGTCAAGCATCTCCTGATCGACTGGCGCGATGGCGAGAGCTGGTTCTGGGACACGCTGGTCGACGCGGATGCCGGCAGCAATCCAGCCAACTGGCAATGGGTCGCCGGCTGCGGCGCCGACGCAGCGCCCTATTTCCGCGTGTTCAATCCGATCCTCCAGGGCGAGAAGTTCGATCCCGACGGAACCTATGTCCGGCGCTGGGTGCCGGAGCTGAAGGACATGCCAGCCAAACTGATCCACCAGCCCTGGCAGGCGACGCCGATCGAGCTAGCGAGCGCCGGCGTCACGCTCGGCAAGACCTATCCGCAACCGATCATCGATCATGCCAAGGGGCGCGAACGCGCGCTCGCGGCCTACGCGAATATCCGCAAAGGTTGA
- a CDS encoding peroxiredoxin, which translates to MTLPIGATAPDFEAETTEGKIKFHDWIGNSWALLFSHPKDFTPVCTTELGALARLKPEFDKRGVKLMGLSVDPVDRHAKWSEDIKETQGAAPNFPMIADTDYNVSKLYGMLPAAISGDPLVRTAADNQTVRNVFVIGPDKKIKLVLVYPMTTGRNFQEILRVIDSLQLTAKHRVATPADWSQGDDVIIAGSVSNDEAKTIYPQGWKEPKPYIRIVPQPK; encoded by the coding sequence ATGACACTCCCGATCGGCGCCACCGCTCCTGACTTCGAAGCCGAGACCACCGAAGGCAAGATCAAGTTTCACGACTGGATCGGCAACAGCTGGGCGCTGCTGTTCTCGCACCCGAAGGACTTCACGCCGGTGTGTACGACGGAGCTCGGCGCTCTCGCCAGGTTGAAGCCGGAATTCGACAAGCGCGGCGTCAAGCTGATGGGCCTCTCGGTCGATCCGGTCGATCGCCATGCCAAATGGTCGGAGGACATCAAGGAGACCCAGGGTGCGGCGCCGAACTTCCCGATGATTGCCGATACCGACTACAACGTCTCCAAGCTGTACGGCATGCTGCCGGCCGCCATCTCGGGCGATCCCCTCGTCCGCACCGCCGCCGACAACCAGACCGTCCGCAACGTCTTCGTCATCGGGCCGGACAAGAAGATCAAGCTGGTGCTGGTCTATCCGATGACCACGGGCCGGAACTTCCAGGAGATCCTGCGCGTCATCGACTCGCTCCAGCTCACCGCCAAGCATCGCGTCGCGACACCGGCCGACTGGTCGCAAGGCGACGACGTCATCATCGCGGGCTCGGTCTCCAACGACGAGGCCAAGACGATCTATCCGCAGGGCTGGAAAGAGCCGAAGCCCTACATCCGCATCGTGCCGCAGCCGAAATAA